A genomic segment from Streptomyces antibioticus encodes:
- a CDS encoding GvpL/GvpF family gas vesicle protein, with product MTGLRYVYAVCRPLGAPLQADLGGVAGDPPRLLAHHGLIAVLSHVPERDFAEEPLRDHRADRSWLLETARSHQQVVDALTAVTTPLPLRPATVFPDDSAVRVMVQRHEDDFRDTLERLDGRVEWGVRVYDDTGGGPGETDEAREIHDFADRLHRTLTAHADDVRLSPPRITAPPNRPQSVLDGAYLVPRARSEEFVEAVHRAEGEVPGARVELAGPWAAYSFADVGDLS from the coding sequence GTGACGGGTCTGCGCTACGTCTACGCCGTCTGCCGGCCGCTCGGCGCGCCGCTCCAGGCCGATCTCGGCGGCGTCGCGGGCGATCCGCCGCGGCTGCTCGCCCACCACGGCCTGATCGCCGTCCTCAGCCATGTCCCGGAGCGTGACTTCGCCGAGGAGCCGCTGCGCGACCACCGCGCCGACCGGTCCTGGCTGCTGGAGACCGCCCGCTCCCACCAGCAGGTCGTCGACGCGCTCACCGCCGTCACCACCCCGCTGCCGCTGCGGCCCGCCACCGTCTTCCCCGACGACAGCGCGGTGCGCGTGATGGTGCAGCGGCACGAGGACGACTTCCGGGACACCCTGGAGCGCCTCGACGGGCGGGTCGAGTGGGGCGTGCGCGTGTACGACGACACGGGCGGCGGGCCGGGGGAGACCGACGAGGCCCGGGAGATCCACGATTTCGCCGACCGGCTGCACCGCACGCTCACCGCGCACGCCGACGACGTCCGGCTCAGCCCGCCCCGGATCACGGCCCCGCCGAACCGCCCGCAGAGCGTCCTGGACGGCGCCTATCTGGTGCCCCGCGCGCGGTCCGAGGAGTTCGTGGAGGCGGTGCACCGGGCGGAGGGGGAGGTGCCGGGGGCCCGGGTCGAGCTGGCCGGGCCGTGGGCGGCGTACTCCTTCGCGGACGTCGGCGACCTGTCATGA
- a CDS encoding VOC family protein — MDILGATLRVCVDDLDASVAFYERLAGTGALRFERGGVAVAAVGCFLLMSGPEAELEVLRKVSATIAVTDVDEVHRTLTELGADVLAGPVATPAGRNLIARHPDGTVYEYADRRSS; from the coding sequence ATGGACATTCTGGGAGCCACACTGCGTGTCTGTGTCGACGACCTGGACGCCTCGGTCGCCTTCTACGAGCGGCTCGCGGGCACCGGGGCGCTGCGTTTCGAGCGTGGCGGGGTGGCGGTCGCCGCGGTCGGCTGTTTCCTTCTGATGAGCGGTCCCGAGGCCGAGTTGGAGGTGCTGCGCAAGGTCAGTGCGACGATCGCGGTCACGGACGTCGACGAGGTGCACCGCACGCTCACCGAGCTGGGCGCGGACGTCCTCGCGGGCCCGGTGGCGACCCCGGCCGGCCGCAATCTGATCGCCCGTCACCCCGACGGCACGGTCTACGAGTACGCGGACCGCCGGTCGTCGTGA
- a CDS encoding S66 peptidase family protein yields the protein MKNLVRPPRLAPGARVAVVAPSGPIVEERLQAGLDLLRGWDLDPVAAPHVLDRDPALGYLAGTDADRAADLQAAWCDPAVDAVICARGGYGAQRVVDLLDWDAMRAAGPKVFVGFSDSTTLHEAFAVRLGLVTLYGPVAAGVDFVKSARAQDHLRATLFAPETVRTLTSGGTALAPGRARGVTLGGCLTLLSSGYGTPHARPGARGGLLLIEDIAEPPYSVDRALTQLLRTGWLDGVAGIALGSWKDCGPYDSLRPVFADRLGALGVPVVEELGFGHCEGALTVPLGVSAELDAAAGTLTLDEPALR from the coding sequence GTGAAGAACCTCGTCCGGCCGCCCCGGCTCGCCCCCGGCGCCCGGGTCGCCGTCGTCGCCCCCAGCGGGCCGATCGTGGAGGAACGCCTCCAGGCCGGCCTGGACCTGCTGCGCGGCTGGGACCTCGACCCGGTGGCCGCACCCCATGTCCTCGACCGTGACCCCGCCCTCGGCTACCTCGCGGGCACCGACGCCGACCGGGCCGCCGACCTCCAGGCCGCCTGGTGCGATCCGGCCGTCGACGCGGTGATCTGCGCCCGCGGCGGCTACGGCGCCCAGCGCGTCGTCGACCTGCTCGACTGGGACGCGATGCGCGCGGCCGGGCCCAAGGTGTTCGTCGGCTTCAGCGACAGCACCACCCTGCACGAGGCGTTCGCCGTCCGCCTCGGCCTGGTCACCCTGTACGGGCCCGTCGCCGCCGGCGTCGACTTCGTCAAGAGCGCCCGCGCCCAGGACCACCTCAGGGCCACCCTTTTCGCCCCCGAGACGGTCCGCACGCTCACCTCCGGCGGCACCGCCCTCGCCCCCGGCCGGGCCCGCGGCGTCACCCTCGGCGGCTGTCTGACCCTGCTCTCCAGCGGCTACGGCACCCCGCACGCGCGTCCCGGCGCGCGCGGCGGACTGCTCCTGATCGAGGACATCGCGGAGCCGCCGTACTCCGTCGACCGGGCCCTCACCCAACTGCTGCGCACCGGCTGGCTGGACGGTGTCGCCGGGATCGCCCTCGGCTCATGGAAGGACTGCGGGCCCTACGACAGCCTGCGGCCGGTGTTCGCCGACCGGCTCGGCGCCCTGGGCGTCCCGGTCGTCGAGGAGCTGGGCTTCGGACACTGCGAGGGGGCGCTGACCGTGCCCCTCGGCGTGAGCGCCGAGCTGGACGCGGCGGCGGGCACCCTGACCCTCGACGAGCCCGCCCTGCGCTGA
- a CDS encoding GNAT family N-acetyltransferase, translating into MPHTASPYLAEGPRVGIRHFTYADGAEFTARARESEELHRPWLFPPATREAYAAYAGRLIEDPTKAGFLVCDRADGSLAGFVNINNIVHGGFQCGALGYGAFAHAAGRGLMREALGLVVDHAFGPLRLHRLEINVQPGNAASIALARSCGFRLEGFSPRMIYIDGDWRDHERWAITSEQWKSG; encoded by the coding sequence ATGCCGCACACCGCATCCCCCTACCTCGCCGAGGGCCCCCGCGTGGGTATACGTCACTTCACCTACGCGGACGGGGCGGAGTTCACCGCCCGGGCCCGGGAGAGCGAGGAGCTGCACCGGCCCTGGCTGTTCCCGCCGGCCACCCGCGAGGCGTACGCCGCGTACGCGGGGCGGCTGATCGAGGATCCGACGAAGGCCGGGTTCCTGGTGTGCGACCGGGCGGACGGGTCCCTCGCCGGGTTCGTCAACATCAACAACATCGTGCACGGCGGCTTCCAGTGCGGTGCCCTCGGCTACGGCGCGTTCGCGCACGCGGCCGGGCGGGGGCTGATGCGCGAGGCGCTCGGGCTCGTCGTGGACCATGCCTTCGGGCCGCTGCGGCTGCACCGGCTGGAGATCAACGTCCAGCCCGGCAACGCCGCGTCCATCGCCCTCGCCCGCTCCTGCGGCTTCCGCCTCGAAGGGTTCTCCCCGCGGATGATCTACATCGACGGGGACTGGCGCGACCACGAACGCTGGGCGATCACGTCCGAGCAGTGGAAGTCCGGCTGA
- a CDS encoding M55 family metallopeptidase, translating to MKILISADMEGATGVTWPADVLPGTPQWERCRAMFTSDVDAAVRGFYDGGADEVLINEAHWTMRNLLLERLDERAQMLTGKHKDLSMVEGVQHGDVDGIAFVGYHAGAGMEGVLAHTYLANSITGVWLNGVRASEGLLNAHVVAEYGVPVVLVTGDDVACEDALGYAPGALKVAVKDHVSRYAAVCRTPARTAADIRAAAKEAAALAVRREPESDGPFTVEVEFDAEHLARAATVVPGVGLAGERRIAYTSGTMYEGIRTFKAVTTIASAAIEEQYG from the coding sequence ATGAAGATCCTCATCAGCGCCGACATGGAAGGCGCCACCGGCGTCACCTGGCCCGCCGACGTCCTGCCCGGCACCCCCCAGTGGGAGCGCTGCCGGGCGATGTTCACCTCGGACGTCGACGCGGCCGTCCGCGGCTTCTACGACGGCGGCGCCGACGAGGTGCTGATCAACGAGGCCCACTGGACCATGCGCAACCTGCTCCTGGAGCGGCTCGACGAACGCGCCCAGATGCTCACCGGCAAACACAAGGACCTCTCCATGGTCGAGGGCGTGCAGCACGGCGACGTCGACGGCATCGCCTTCGTCGGCTACCACGCGGGCGCCGGCATGGAGGGCGTCCTCGCCCACACCTACCTCGCCAACTCCATCACCGGCGTCTGGCTGAACGGCGTACGGGCCAGCGAGGGCCTGCTCAACGCGCACGTCGTCGCCGAGTACGGCGTCCCGGTCGTCCTCGTCACCGGGGACGACGTGGCCTGCGAGGACGCCCTCGGCTACGCGCCCGGCGCGCTCAAGGTCGCCGTCAAGGACCATGTCTCGCGGTACGCGGCCGTGTGCCGGACCCCCGCGCGCACCGCCGCCGACATCCGGGCCGCCGCCAAGGAGGCCGCCGCGCTCGCGGTCCGCCGCGAGCCCGAGAGCGACGGGCCCTTCACCGTCGAGGTGGAGTTCGACGCCGAGCACCTCGCCCGCGCCGCGACCGTCGTCCCCGGGGTGGGCCTGGCGGGCGAGCGCCGCATCGCGTACACCAGCGGCACGATGTACGAAGGCATCCGCACCTTCAAGGCGGTGACCACGATCGCCTCCGCGGCGATCGAGGAGCAGTATGGCTGA
- a CDS encoding phage holin family protein, with translation MERKEPLGPHPDHLEHLDRQLVDELAQVARETIRDELREQTRRRRRKATLYAASGAVALYAGAAVALAVGLALDIPLPGWTAALITAVVLGAVAYALRGAARPGHGAAGERPAAPARVHGGTPPAGPPGGLGTPYPPLPPEAPRVPAPGQAPGRDDIDPEGPHHRA, from the coding sequence ATGGAACGCAAGGAACCCCTCGGCCCCCACCCCGATCACCTGGAGCACCTCGACAGGCAACTCGTCGACGAACTGGCCCAGGTGGCACGCGAGACGATCCGCGACGAACTGCGCGAGCAGACCCGCCGCCGGCGGCGCAAGGCCACGCTGTACGCGGCGTCCGGCGCAGTCGCCCTCTACGCGGGTGCGGCGGTCGCCCTCGCGGTGGGGCTGGCCCTGGACATCCCCCTTCCCGGCTGGACCGCCGCACTGATCACCGCCGTGGTCCTCGGCGCGGTCGCCTACGCCCTGCGCGGCGCCGCCCGGCCCGGACACGGGGCCGCCGGGGAACGGCCCGCCGCGCCCGCCCGCGTGCACGGCGGCACCCCGCCCGCCGGCCCGCCCGGAGGGCTCGGCACGCCCTACCCGCCGCTCCCGCCCGAAGCCCCGCGCGTACCCGCGCCCGGCCAGGCCCCCGGCCGGGACGACATCGACCCCGAAGGCCCGCACCACCGTGCGTGA
- a CDS encoding prolyl oligopeptidase family serine peptidase codes for MHILPYGSWPSPIDAALAAAHDGRPEYVGFVGDEIWWTAPRPAEGGRRTLVRRHPDGTEESVLPAPWNVRSRVVEYGGLPWAGTARPDGEPLVVFVDFADQRLYALEPGHEPRPLTPVSAVGGGLRWAEPQVLPERGEVWCVLEEFTGDAPTDVRRVLAAVPLDGSAASDRAAVRELTDDRRRFVTGARISPDGRRAVWLAWDHPRMPWDGTEVIVADVGDDGTLTGAAAVAGGPEESVAQADWAADGSLLYTSDRGGWWNLYRDHEPVCPREEEFGGALWKLGLRWFAPLADGLVAVVHGRGATALGVLDPETGELVDAAGPWTEFAPALAVRGERAVTVAASPRSAYEVVELDTRTGRARVIGAAHDDAVDPAYYPEPQIRAFTGPEGREIHAHVYPPHNPGCAAPGHELPPYVVWAHGGPTDRAPLVLDLEIAYFTSRGIGVAEVNYGGSTGYGRAYRERLREQWGVVDVEDCAAVALALADEGTADRDRLAIRGGSAGGWTAAASLTGTDVYACGTISYPVLDLAGWAGGETHDLESRYLDGLVGPLAEVPARYAERSPVTHADRITAPFLLLQGLDDVICPPVQAERFLARLAGRGVPHAYLTFEGEGHGFRQAATVVRALEAELSLYAQVFGLRPPGVPTLELSP; via the coding sequence GTGCACATCCTGCCGTACGGGTCCTGGCCCTCGCCGATCGACGCCGCGCTCGCCGCCGCGCACGACGGGCGGCCCGAGTACGTCGGTTTCGTCGGCGACGAGATCTGGTGGACCGCGCCCCGCCCCGCCGAGGGCGGCCGCCGCACCCTGGTGCGCCGGCACCCGGACGGCACGGAGGAGTCCGTCCTGCCCGCCCCCTGGAACGTCCGCAGCCGGGTCGTCGAGTACGGCGGCCTGCCCTGGGCGGGCACGGCCCGCCCGGACGGCGAACCCCTCGTGGTGTTCGTGGACTTCGCCGACCAGCGGCTGTACGCCCTCGAACCCGGCCACGAGCCGCGTCCGCTCACCCCCGTCTCGGCTGTGGGCGGCGGACTGCGCTGGGCCGAACCGCAGGTGCTGCCGGAGCGCGGCGAAGTGTGGTGCGTCCTGGAGGAGTTCACCGGTGACGCCCCCACCGACGTCCGCCGCGTCCTGGCCGCCGTACCGCTGGACGGCTCCGCCGCCTCAGATCGCGCGGCCGTGCGGGAACTCACCGACGACCGGCGGCGGTTCGTCACCGGAGCCCGCATCTCACCGGACGGCCGCCGCGCCGTCTGGCTGGCCTGGGACCATCCGCGGATGCCGTGGGACGGCACCGAGGTGATCGTCGCCGACGTCGGCGACGACGGCACGCTCACCGGCGCCGCCGCGGTGGCCGGCGGACCCGAGGAGTCCGTCGCCCAGGCCGACTGGGCGGCCGACGGCTCCCTGCTCTACACCAGCGACCGCGGCGGCTGGTGGAACCTCTACCGCGACCACGAGCCGGTCTGCCCGCGCGAGGAGGAGTTCGGCGGCGCGCTGTGGAAGCTCGGACTGCGCTGGTTCGCGCCGCTCGCCGACGGTCTGGTGGCCGTCGTCCACGGGCGCGGCGCCACCGCCCTCGGCGTCCTCGACCCCGAGACCGGCGAACTCGTCGACGCGGCCGGACCCTGGACCGAGTTCGCCCCCGCCCTCGCCGTACGGGGCGAACGGGCCGTCACCGTGGCCGCCTCCCCGCGCAGCGCCTACGAGGTGGTGGAGCTGGACACCCGCACCGGCCGCGCCCGGGTGATCGGCGCCGCGCACGACGACGCGGTGGACCCGGCGTACTACCCGGAACCCCAGATCCGCGCCTTCACCGGCCCCGAGGGCCGCGAGATCCACGCCCACGTCTACCCGCCGCACAACCCCGGCTGCGCCGCGCCGGGACACGAACTGCCGCCGTACGTCGTGTGGGCGCACGGCGGGCCCACCGACCGGGCGCCGCTCGTCCTGGACCTGGAGATCGCCTACTTCACCTCCCGGGGCATCGGCGTCGCCGAGGTCAACTACGGCGGCTCCACCGGGTACGGACGCGCGTACCGCGAGCGGCTGCGCGAGCAGTGGGGCGTGGTCGACGTCGAGGACTGCGCGGCCGTCGCCCTGGCACTCGCCGACGAGGGCACCGCCGACCGCGACCGGCTGGCGATCCGGGGCGGCAGCGCGGGCGGCTGGACCGCCGCCGCCTCCCTGACCGGCACCGACGTGTACGCGTGCGGCACCATCAGCTACCCCGTGCTCGACCTGGCCGGCTGGGCCGGCGGCGAGACCCACGACCTGGAGTCCCGCTACCTGGACGGCCTCGTCGGACCGCTCGCCGAGGTGCCCGCCCGCTACGCCGAGCGCTCGCCCGTCACCCACGCCGACCGGATCACCGCCCCGTTCCTGCTGCTCCAGGGCCTGGACGACGTGATCTGCCCGCCCGTCCAGGCCGAACGCTTCCTCGCCCGGCTGGCCGGCCGGGGCGTGCCGCACGCCTACCTCACCTTCGAGGGGGAGGGCCACGGCTTCCGGCAGGCGGCCACGGTCGTCCGCGCCCTGGAGGCCGAACTCTCCCTGTACGCCCAGGTGTTCGGGCTGCGCCCGCCCGGCGTCCCCACCCTGGAGCTGTCCCCGTGA
- a CDS encoding NAD(P)/FAD-dependent oxidoreductase yields the protein MSRARIVIVGAGFAGYRTARTLAREARGRADITLLNPTDYFLYLPLLPQVAAGILEPRRVTVSLPGTLRGVRLVLGEAGRIDLDARTVHYTDPEGGEGALHYDRLVLAAGSVNKLLPVPGVAEHAHGFRGLPEALYLRDHITRQVELAASADSTEECRARCTFVVVGAGYTGTEVAAHGTLFTDALVRAHPLRRGMRPRWLLLDLAPRVLPELGERLSRTADRVLRERGVEVRTETSVKEATRDGVLLTDGEFVGTRSLVWCVGVRPDPLAESTGLPLERGRILVEPTLQVPGRPEVFALGDAAAVPDLENPGQYTPMTAQHAWRQGRTAARNIAATLGDGRARPYRHKDLGFVVDLGGVKAAADPLGVPLSGLPAHLVTRGYHLAALPGNRVRVVSDWLLDAVLPRQAVQLGLVRSWSVPLDTASPELARVPAGPSPHPANPPAPDGQPARGGGGGEDTSRTITSPTPDPVKEEGERHRREQGPGGTAATGGGGGADTSRTITSPTPEPVKAGAGDGGRGRRAADEGRDAAPARGGGGGEDTSRTITSPTPEPVKEEGKRRRREQRPDGAAATGGGGGEDTSRTITAPTPEPVKNEGDH from the coding sequence GTGAGTCGAGCCCGCATCGTGATCGTCGGAGCGGGGTTCGCCGGATACCGCACCGCCCGCACCCTGGCCCGGGAGGCCCGTGGGCGCGCCGACATCACCCTGCTCAACCCGACCGACTACTTCCTGTACCTGCCCCTGCTGCCCCAGGTCGCCGCGGGCATCCTGGAGCCACGCCGGGTGACCGTGTCCCTGCCGGGCACCCTGCGCGGGGTACGGCTGGTGCTCGGCGAGGCCGGCCGGATCGACCTGGACGCGCGCACCGTGCACTACACCGACCCCGAGGGCGGCGAGGGTGCCCTGCACTACGACCGGCTCGTGCTGGCCGCCGGCAGCGTCAACAAGCTGCTGCCCGTCCCCGGGGTCGCCGAGCACGCCCACGGTTTCCGCGGTCTGCCCGAGGCGCTCTATCTGCGCGACCACATCACCCGCCAGGTGGAACTGGCGGCCTCCGCCGACAGCACGGAGGAGTGCCGGGCGCGCTGCACGTTCGTGGTGGTCGGCGCCGGCTACACCGGCACCGAAGTCGCCGCGCACGGCACGCTGTTCACCGACGCCCTGGTCCGCGCCCACCCGCTCCGCCGTGGCATGCGGCCCCGCTGGCTGCTCCTCGACCTCGCACCCCGGGTCCTGCCCGAGCTGGGCGAGCGCCTCTCGCGCACCGCCGACCGGGTGCTGCGCGAGCGGGGCGTGGAGGTGCGCACGGAGACCTCCGTGAAGGAGGCCACCCGCGACGGAGTGCTGCTGACCGACGGCGAGTTCGTCGGCACCCGCAGTCTCGTGTGGTGCGTCGGCGTACGGCCCGACCCGCTCGCCGAGTCGACCGGGCTGCCGCTGGAACGCGGCCGGATCCTGGTCGAGCCCACCCTCCAAGTGCCGGGCAGGCCCGAGGTGTTCGCCCTCGGTGACGCCGCCGCCGTTCCCGATCTGGAGAATCCGGGACAGTACACGCCGATGACCGCCCAGCACGCCTGGCGGCAGGGCAGGACGGCCGCGCGGAACATCGCCGCGACCCTCGGCGACGGCAGGGCACGGCCGTACCGGCACAAGGACCTCGGGTTCGTGGTGGACCTGGGCGGTGTGAAGGCCGCCGCCGATCCGCTGGGCGTCCCGCTGTCCGGGCTGCCCGCCCACCTGGTGACCCGCGGCTACCACCTCGCCGCCCTCCCCGGCAACCGGGTCCGGGTCGTCTCCGACTGGCTCCTGGACGCCGTACTCCCGCGCCAGGCCGTCCAGTTGGGCCTGGTCCGGTCCTGGTCGGTGCCGCTCGACACGGCCTCCCCCGAACTGGCCCGCGTCCCGGCCGGCCCGTCCCCGCATCCGGCGAACCCCCCTGCCCCCGACGGACAGCCCGCCCGGGGCGGCGGAGGCGGCGAGGACACCTCCCGCACGATCACCTCCCCGACACCGGACCCGGTGAAGGAGGAGGGAGAGCGGCACAGGCGGGAGCAAGGGCCGGGCGGGACGGCCGCGACCGGTGGTGGCGGGGGTGCGGACACCTCCCGGACCATCACGTCCCCGACGCCCGAGCCCGTGAAGGCGGGGGCGGGCGACGGCGGCCGGGGCCGCCGGGCGGCGGACGAGGGCCGCGACGCCGCGCCCGCGAGGGGTGGCGGTGGAGGCGAGGACACGTCCCGGACCATCACCTCCCCGACGCCCGAGCCCGTGAAGGAGGAGGGGAAGCGGCGTCGGCGGGAGCAACGGCCGGACGGGGCGGCCGCGACCGGTGGCGGAGGCGGCGAGGACACCTCCCGGACGATCACCGCTCCGACGCCCGAACCCGTGAAGAACGAGGGAGATCACTGA
- a CDS encoding transketolase, whose amino-acid sequence MDTAELTDLGQQLRVDSVRASAAAESGHPTSSMSAADLMAVLLAHHLRYDFDRPAHPGNDRFVLSKGHASPLLYAAYKAAGAIDDDELLTFRTLGSRLEGHPTPRRLPWVETATGSLGQGLPVGIGIALAGKRLEHSDARVWVLCGDSELAEGSVWEAAEHAGHERLDNLVVIVDVNRLGQRGPTRHGHDLDAYARRFQGFDWHTVEVDGHDVDAVDRAYGEALSTRGQPTAILARTLKGKGVAAVQDREGLHGKPLPDADEAIAELGGSRDLRVRVQEPPAARMLHSVPTGRPEPPRWERGEEVATRDAYGKALAALGTARADVVALDGEVSDSTRAEYFAKDHPERFFECYIAEQQLVAAAVGMASRGFVPYASTFAAFLTRAYDFVRMASISGAGINLVGSHAGVAIGQDGPSQMGLEDLAMFRAVYGSTVLYPCDAHQTARLVAAMAGLDGVRYLRTSRGAAPVLYGPDEEFPIGGSKVLRSSDADRLTVVAAGITVHEALRAADALAAEGIAVRVVDLYSVKPVDRAVLRRAAEETGALLTVEDHHEEGGLGDAVLDAFTDGRPVPRLVRLAVRTMPGSASPQEQLHAAGIDAESIAVSARLLVENAVVA is encoded by the coding sequence ATGGACACCGCCGAACTCACCGACCTCGGACAGCAGTTGCGCGTGGACAGCGTGCGCGCCTCCGCCGCCGCGGAATCCGGTCACCCGACGTCCTCGATGTCGGCCGCCGACCTGATGGCGGTCCTGCTGGCCCACCACCTCCGCTACGACTTCGACCGCCCCGCCCACCCGGGCAACGACCGCTTCGTGCTGTCCAAGGGCCATGCCTCGCCCCTGCTCTACGCCGCCTACAAGGCGGCCGGCGCGATCGACGACGACGAACTGCTCACCTTCCGCACCCTCGGCAGCCGCCTGGAGGGCCACCCCACCCCGCGCCGGCTGCCGTGGGTGGAGACGGCCACCGGTTCGCTCGGCCAGGGCCTGCCGGTGGGCATCGGCATCGCGCTCGCCGGGAAACGGCTGGAGCACTCCGACGCCCGCGTCTGGGTGCTGTGCGGCGACAGCGAGCTGGCCGAGGGCTCCGTCTGGGAGGCCGCCGAGCACGCCGGGCACGAGCGGCTGGACAACCTGGTCGTGATCGTGGACGTCAACCGGCTCGGCCAGCGCGGCCCCACCCGCCACGGCCACGACCTCGATGCCTACGCCCGCCGCTTCCAGGGCTTCGACTGGCACACCGTGGAGGTCGACGGCCACGACGTGGACGCCGTCGACCGCGCCTACGGCGAGGCCCTCTCCACCCGCGGCCAGCCCACCGCGATCCTCGCCCGCACCCTCAAGGGCAAGGGCGTCGCCGCCGTCCAGGACCGCGAGGGCCTGCACGGCAAGCCGCTGCCCGACGCCGACGAGGCGATCGCGGAACTCGGCGGCAGCCGTGACCTGCGCGTTCGCGTGCAGGAACCGCCCGCCGCCCGCATGCTGCACTCCGTGCCCACCGGCCGCCCCGAACCGCCGCGCTGGGAGCGGGGCGAGGAGGTCGCGACCCGCGACGCCTACGGCAAGGCCCTCGCGGCCCTCGGCACCGCCCGCGCGGACGTCGTCGCCCTCGACGGCGAGGTGAGCGACTCCACCCGCGCCGAGTACTTCGCCAAGGACCACCCCGAGCGGTTCTTCGAGTGCTACATCGCCGAACAGCAGCTCGTCGCCGCCGCCGTCGGGATGGCCTCCCGCGGCTTCGTGCCGTACGCCTCCACCTTCGCCGCCTTCCTGACCCGGGCCTACGACTTCGTGCGGATGGCGTCGATCAGCGGGGCCGGGATCAATCTGGTCGGCTCGCACGCCGGGGTGGCGATCGGGCAGGACGGGCCGTCGCAGATGGGCCTGGAGGACCTGGCGATGTTCCGGGCGGTGTACGGCTCGACCGTGCTCTACCCGTGCGACGCCCATCAGACGGCCCGGCTGGTGGCCGCCATGGCCGGACTCGACGGCGTCCGCTACCTGCGCACCTCGCGCGGCGCCGCGCCGGTGCTCTACGGGCCCGACGAGGAGTTCCCGATCGGCGGCAGCAAGGTGCTGCGCTCCTCCGACGCGGACCGGCTGACCGTCGTGGCCGCCGGGATCACCGTGCACGAGGCGCTGCGCGCCGCCGACGCGCTCGCCGCCGAGGGCATCGCCGTACGGGTCGTCGACCTGTATTCGGTCAAGCCGGTCGACCGGGCCGTGCTGCGGCGCGCGGCGGAGGAGACCGGCGCCCTGCTGACCGTGGAGGACCACCACGAGGAGGGCGGCCTCGGGGACGCCGTCCTGGACGCCTTCACCGACGGCCGCCCGGTGCCCCGCCTGGTGCGGCTCGCCGTACGGACCATGCCGGGGTCGGCGTCCCCGCAGGAGCAGTTGCACGCCGCCGGGATCGACGCCGAGTCCATCGCCGTCTCCGCACGGCTGCTGGTGGAGAACGCGGTGGTGGCGTGA
- a CDS encoding M20/M25/M40 family metallo-hydrolase — MADAQARDEVVRFTSDLIRIDTTNRGGGDCRERPAAEYAAALLADTGVEPVLLERTPGRANVVARIEGTDPSADALLVHGHLDVVPAEAADWSVHPFSGEVRDGVVWGRGAVDMKNMDAMILAVLRSWAREGVRPRRDLVVAFTADEEASAEDGSGFLADRHAALFEGCTEAIGESGAFTFHDGAGREIYPIAAGERGTGWLKLTARGRAGHGSKVNRDNAVTRLAAAVTRIGEHRWPLRLTPTVRAALTELAALYGIDADLSDAAGVDALLDKLGPAASLVEATVRNSANPTMLSAGYKVNVIPGEASAFVDGRFLPGGEDEFRTTLDDLTGPDVDWEFHHREVALQAPLDTPLYAQMRAAVQEFAPEGHVVPYCMSGGTDAKQFSRLGITGYGFAPLRLPVGFDYQAMFHGVDERVPVEALRFGVDVLDRFLRTA; from the coding sequence ATGGCTGACGCACAGGCGAGGGACGAGGTCGTCCGTTTCACTTCCGACCTCATTCGCATCGACACCACCAACCGGGGCGGCGGGGACTGCCGGGAGCGGCCCGCCGCCGAGTACGCGGCCGCGCTGCTCGCCGACACCGGGGTGGAACCGGTCCTCCTCGAACGCACCCCGGGACGCGCCAACGTCGTCGCCCGGATCGAGGGCACCGACCCGTCCGCCGACGCGCTGCTCGTCCACGGCCATCTGGACGTCGTCCCCGCCGAGGCCGCCGACTGGAGCGTGCACCCCTTCTCCGGGGAGGTGCGCGACGGCGTCGTCTGGGGGCGCGGCGCGGTCGACATGAAGAACATGGACGCGATGATCCTCGCGGTGCTGCGCTCCTGGGCCCGCGAGGGCGTACGGCCCCGCCGCGACCTCGTGGTGGCCTTCACCGCCGACGAGGAGGCCAGCGCCGAGGACGGCTCCGGCTTCCTCGCCGACCGGCACGCCGCGCTCTTCGAGGGCTGTACGGAGGCGATCGGCGAGTCCGGGGCGTTCACCTTCCACGACGGCGCCGGACGCGAGATCTACCCGATCGCCGCGGGGGAGCGCGGCACCGGCTGGCTCAAGCTCACCGCGCGCGGCCGCGCCGGACACGGCTCCAAGGTCAACCGCGACAACGCGGTGACCCGGCTGGCCGCCGCCGTCACCCGGATCGGCGAGCACCGCTGGCCGCTCCGCCTCACCCCGACCGTGCGCGCCGCGCTCACCGAACTCGCCGCCCTGTACGGCATCGACGCCGATCTGAGCGACGCGGCGGGCGTCGACGCGCTGCTCGACAAGCTCGGCCCGGCCGCCTCCCTCGTCGAGGCGACCGTCCGCAACAGCGCCAACCCGACCATGCTGAGCGCCGGTTACAAGGTCAACGTGATCCCGGGCGAGGCATCGGCCTTCGTCGACGGACGCTTCCTCCCGGGCGGCGAGGACGAGTTCCGCACCACCCTCGACGACCTCACCGGCCCCGACGTCGACTGGGAGTTCCACCACCGCGAAGTCGCCCTCCAGGCACCGCTGGACACCCCGCTCTACGCACAGATGCGGGCCGCCGTCCAGGAGTTCGCGCCCGAGGGGCACGTGGTGCCGTACTGCATGTCCGGCGGCACGGACGCCAAGCAGTTCTCCCGGCTCGGCATCACCGGCTACGGCTTCGCGCCGCTGCGGCTGCCGGTGGGCTTCGACTACCAGGCGATGTTCCACGGCGTCGACGAACGCGTCCCCGTGGAGGCACTGCGCTTCGGCGTGGACGTCCTCGACCGCTTCCTGCGCACGGCCTAG